In the Theobroma cacao cultivar B97-61/B2 chromosome 1, Criollo_cocoa_genome_V2, whole genome shotgun sequence genome, one interval contains:
- the LOC18614220 gene encoding ethylene-responsive transcription factor ESR2 — MAGSETAKATTTGITTTDNTMSQPTKPMVRRFVGVRQRPSGRWVAEIKDSSQRVRLWLGTYDTPEEAARAYDEAARALRGENARTNFAPVNHNSSQSGSSPSNGGFVSQSDGRHGLSFSSLKAKLSKNLQSIMARTTENKSTKSRVSDHFTFASIFHFRNYQYQNPPVDMKNIEKVVQPSIIVPRAADEPPSSNWDSSSVSDCSNEWVGFRQHGFDSDGSDIGEVSFGDQGFADQMMGWMDSPEISPRIMSPADGGSRSKRFKVSSSVVVPPTFSGSTCNTDN; from the coding sequence ATGGCAGGATCTGAAACGGCCAAGGCCACCACTACTGGCATCACCACCACCGACAACACCATGTCTCAACCAACCAAACCAATGGTTCGAAGGTTTGTTGGTGTCAGGCAAAGACCATCGGGAAGATGGGTGGCAGAAATCAAGGACTCATCTCAACGTGTGAGGCTGTGGCTAGGGACATATGATACTCCTGAGGAAGCTGCTAGAGCTTACGATGAAGCAGCTCGTGCTTTACGTGGGGAAAATGCTAGAACCAACTTTGCACCGGTTAATCACAATTCGAGCCAATCAGGTTCTTCTCCTTCTAATGGAGGGTTTGTCTCCCAATCCGATGGGCGGCATGGACTTAGCTTCTCTTCATTGAAGGCTAAATTGAGCAAGAACCTACAGAGTATCATGGCTAGGACGACGGAAAACAAGTCAACAAAAAGTAGAGTGAGTGACCACTTCACTTTCGCCAGCATATTCCACTTTAGAAACTACCAATACCAGAACCCACCAGTTGATATGAAGAATATTGAAAAAGTGGTGCAACCAAGCATCATTGTGCCCCGTGCGGCAGATGAGCCCCCTTCCTCCAATTGGGACAGCTCTAGCGTTTCAGATTGTAGCAATGAATGGGTTGGGTTTCGGCAACATGGGTTCGATTCAGATGGGTCAGATATTGGAGAAGTGAGTTTTGGTGACCAAGGCTTTGCAGACCAAATGATGGGGTGGATGGATAGCCCAGAGATTAGTCCAAGAATAATGAGTCCTGCTGATGGTGGTTCAAGGAGTAAGAGGTTCAAGGTTTCTTCTTCGGTGGTGGTGCCCCCAACTTTTAGTGGGTCCACCTGTAATACAGACAATTAA
- the LOC18614217 gene encoding F-box protein At4g00755 isoform X2, translating to MQGGVDFLNCLDGDLSIKILMSLEDPADLVRLGAVSRSWRHFVITNGLCKNLCRRMFPQLSRLDCVNELIGTVKRHAEAGPSNFMEWEALEREHRVFAFLARGCLSFGLRDCISEAIIASSTDNYPEESIDNTLEPRDRVARIASYWSSKGQSNPEVPETLTYKLAADLCVITDINIRPFQAKSVRFRTGHIKSSVDNLVDDSGQGSSDNKYAWTYTSQDFPMSQENRLQNFRLPEPVLCIGGILQVELLGRVQRQDMDGLFYICVSHVQVLGRPLSPGFNVQVLEPSEKFVLEVLSYAEPTVPEQPSSVANLHAQIVNLLGGNVDVEYEYGWDMDDEDSDEDEEVDEE from the exons atgcaAGGTGGTGTGGATTTCTTGAATTGCCTCGATGGTGACTTATCCATAAAGATTCTTATGTCTTTAGAGGATCCAGCTGATCTTGTTCGCCTTGGTGCCGTCTCACGTTCCTGGCGACATTTTG TGATTACAAATGGTCTATGTAAGAATCTGTGCCGGAGAATGTTTCCTCAATTATCTAGACTTGATTGTGTCAATGAGCTAATTGGCACTGTGAAAAGGCATGCTGAAGCTGGACCCAGCAATTTTATGGAATGGGAAGCTTTGGAGAGGGAGCATAGAGTTTTTGCCTTTTTAGCTCGAGGTTGTTTGTCATTTGGCCTCAGGGACTGCATCTCAGAAGCAATCATCGCTTCTAGCACTGATAATTATCCAGAGGAAAGCATAGATAATACTTTGGAACCAAGAGATAGGGTCGCACGGATAGCTTCATACTGGTCGAGTAAAGGTCAAAGTAACCCTGAAGTGCCTGAAACGCTGACATATAAATTGGCCGCTGATTTGTGTGTTATTACTGATATCAATATACGCCCTTTCCAAG CAAAATCTGTGAGATTTCGCACGGGTCATATCAAATCCTCCGTGGACAATCTTGTGGATGATTCAGGCCAGGGTTCTAGTGATAACAAGTATGCATGGACTTACACCTCACAGGATTTTCCAATGTCTCAG GAAAATAGGTTGCAGAATTTCAGGCTTCCAGAACCTGTTCTTTGCATTGGTGGAATCCTACAGGTTGAGCTGTTGGGTAGGGTCCAGAGACAGGACATGGATGGCTTGTTCTATATATG CGTGTCTCATGTTCAAGTTTTGGGACGCCCACTGTCACCGGGTTTCAATGTTCAGGTACTTGAACCCTCTGAAAAATTTGTGCTGGAAGTGCTGAGTTATGCAGAACCTACTGTACCTGAACAGCCAAGTTCTGTTGCCAATTTGCACGCGCAGATTGTGAATCTATTGGGGGGCAATGTAGATGTGGAATACGAGTATGGATGGGACATGGATGATGAAGATTCGGATGAGGATGAAGAGGTAGATGAAGAATAA
- the LOC18614217 gene encoding F-box protein At4g00755 isoform X3, giving the protein MFPQLSRLDCVNELIGTVKRHAEAGPSNFMEWEALEREHRVFAFLARGCLSFGLRDCISEAIIASSTDNYPEESIDNTLEPRDRVARIASYWSSKGQSNPEVPETLTYKLAADLCVITDINIRPFQAYFQFGYPIYSAKSVRFRTGHIKSSVDNLVDDSGQGSSDNKYAWTYTSQDFPMSQENRLQNFRLPEPVLCIGGILQVELLGRVQRQDMDGLFYICVSHVQVLGRPLSPGFNVQVLEPSEKFVLEVLSYAEPTVPEQPSSVANLHAQIVNLLGGNVDVEYEYGWDMDDEDSDEDEEVDEE; this is encoded by the exons ATGTTTCCTCAATTATCTAGACTTGATTGTGTCAATGAGCTAATTGGCACTGTGAAAAGGCATGCTGAAGCTGGACCCAGCAATTTTATGGAATGGGAAGCTTTGGAGAGGGAGCATAGAGTTTTTGCCTTTTTAGCTCGAGGTTGTTTGTCATTTGGCCTCAGGGACTGCATCTCAGAAGCAATCATCGCTTCTAGCACTGATAATTATCCAGAGGAAAGCATAGATAATACTTTGGAACCAAGAGATAGGGTCGCACGGATAGCTTCATACTGGTCGAGTAAAGGTCAAAGTAACCCTGAAGTGCCTGAAACGCTGACATATAAATTGGCCGCTGATTTGTGTGTTATTACTGATATCAATATACGCCCTTTCCAAG CGTACTTTCAGTTCGGTTACCCTATATATTCAGCAAAATCTGTGAGATTTCGCACGGGTCATATCAAATCCTCCGTGGACAATCTTGTGGATGATTCAGGCCAGGGTTCTAGTGATAACAAGTATGCATGGACTTACACCTCACAGGATTTTCCAATGTCTCAG GAAAATAGGTTGCAGAATTTCAGGCTTCCAGAACCTGTTCTTTGCATTGGTGGAATCCTACAGGTTGAGCTGTTGGGTAGGGTCCAGAGACAGGACATGGATGGCTTGTTCTATATATG CGTGTCTCATGTTCAAGTTTTGGGACGCCCACTGTCACCGGGTTTCAATGTTCAGGTACTTGAACCCTCTGAAAAATTTGTGCTGGAAGTGCTGAGTTATGCAGAACCTACTGTACCTGAACAGCCAAGTTCTGTTGCCAATTTGCACGCGCAGATTGTGAATCTATTGGGGGGCAATGTAGATGTGGAATACGAGTATGGATGGGACATGGATGATGAAGATTCGGATGAGGATGAAGAGGTAGATGAAGAATAA
- the LOC18614219 gene encoding uncharacterized protein LOC18614219, producing MGEDTGNGVLADARSAEEWLSHAQELVPMALVKAREVKGFPGRWKMIMSKLEQIPSRLSDLSSHPCFSKNALCKEQLQAVSKTLKEAIELADLCLKEKYEGKLKMQSDLDALSGKLDLNLRDCGLLIKTGVLGEATLPLSVVGSSSESETATHGHLKELLARLQIGHLEAKHKALDSLVEVMKEDEKCVLSVMGRSNIAALVQLLTATSPRIREKTVTVICSLAESGSCESWLVSEGVLPPLIRLVESGSTVGKEKATISLQRLSMTAETARAIVGHGGVRPLTEICRTGDSVSQAAAACTLKNISAVPEVRQILAEEGIIKVMINLLDCGILLGSKEYAAECLQNLTASNENLRRSVISEGGIRSLLVYLDGPLPQESAVGALRNLVGSVSMEVLMSLGFLPRLLHVLKSGSLGAQQAAASAICRVCSSSEMKKMVGEAGCIALLITMLEAKSNSAREVAAQALSSLITVSQNCREVKKNDKSVPNLVQLLDPSPQNTAKKYAVSCLASLSSSKKCKKLMISYGAIGYLKKLLEMEIPGVKKLLERLERGKLRSLFSRK from the coding sequence ATGGGAGAAGATACTGGAAATGGGGTTTTGGCTGATGCTCGGTCAGCTGAGGAATGGTTATCGCATGcacaagagcttgttcccatggCACTTGTTAAGGCAAGGGAGGTGAAGGGGTTCCCTGGTAGGTGGAAGATGATAATGTCCAAATTGGAGCAGATCCCTTCACGCCTATCAGACTTGTCGAGCCATCCTTGCTTCTCCAAAAATGCACTCTGTAAGGAGCAATTGCAGGCTGTCTCGAAGACATTGAAGGAAGCAATTGAATTGGCAGATTTATGTCTAAAGGAGAAGTATGAGGGGAAGCTTAAGATGCAAAGTGATCTTGATGCGTTATCAGGGAAATTGGACCTAAATTTACGGGATTGTGGACTTCTGATCAAGACTGGTGTACTTGGCGAAGCTACTTTGCCTTTATCTGTTGTTGGCTCCTCATCAGAATCTGAGACTGCAACACATGGCCATCTAAAGGAACTGCTTGCACGGCTACAGATTGGGCACTTGGAAGCAAAGCACAAGGCTCTTGACAGCCTTGTCGAGGTCATGAAGGAGGATGAAAAGTGTGTGTTGTCAGTTATGGGGCGGAGTAACATTGCTGCTTTAGTCCAGTTATTAACAGCAACTTCTCCTCGTATTCGGGAAAAGACTGTGACTGTAATCTGCTCACTTGCAGAATCTGGGAGTTGTGAGAGCTGGCTTGTATCAGAAGGTGTTTTGCCACCTCTCATAAGGCTTGTTGAATCAGGCAGCACAGTTGGTAAAGAGAAGGccacaatttcgctgcagagATTATCAATGACTGCTGAAACAGCCCGAGCAATAGTCGGGCATGGTGGGGTTCGACCACTAACTGAGATCTGCCGAACTGGAGACTCTGTTTCACAGGCTGCAGCTGCTTgtacattaaaaaatatatcagCGGTCCCTGAGGTTCGACAAATACTAGCTGAGGAAGGAATTATAAAGGTCATGATCAATCTCCTCGATTGTGGAATTTTGTTGGGTTCCAAAGAATATGCTGCGGAGTGCTTGCAGAATCTCACGGCCAGCAATGAGAATTTGAGAAGGTCTGTTATCTCAGAAGGTGGAATTCGGAGTCTTTTGGTATACCTTGATGGTCCTCTGCCCCAAGAATCTGCAGTTGGAGCCTTGAGGAATTTGGTTGGCTCAGTTTCTATGGAAGTTCTGATGTCACTAGGTTTCCTCCCTCGATTACTTCACGTGCTTAAATCTGGATCGCTGGGTGCGCAACAAGCTGCTGCATCAGCCATCTGTCGAGTTTGCAGTTCaagtgaaatgaaaaaaatggtCGGTGAAGCTGGGTGCATTGCTCTTCTTATTACAATGCTTGAGGCGAAATCGAACAGTGCTAGAGAGGTAGCTGCTCAAGCCCTTTCAAGCTTGATAACTGTTTCTCAGAATTGCAGAGAAGTCAAAAAGAATGATAAAAGCGTGCCAAATCTGGTCCAGTTGCTTGATCCAAGTCCCCAAAATACTGCAAAGAAGTATGCAGTTTCCTGCCTCGCATCTCTCTCTTCAAGTAAGAAATGCAAGAAGCTTATGATATCATATGGAGCAATTGGGTATCTCAAGAAGCTTTTGGAGATGGAGATCCCTGGTGTGAAGAAGCTACTCGAGAGGTTGGAAAGAGGAAAGCTTAGAAGTTTGTTCAGCCGGAAGTAG
- the LOC18614217 gene encoding F-box protein At4g00755 isoform X1, whose protein sequence is MQGGVDFLNCLDGDLSIKILMSLEDPADLVRLGAVSRSWRHFVITNGLCKNLCRRMFPQLSRLDCVNELIGTVKRHAEAGPSNFMEWEALEREHRVFAFLARGCLSFGLRDCISEAIIASSTDNYPEESIDNTLEPRDRVARIASYWSSKGQSNPEVPETLTYKLAADLCVITDINIRPFQAYFQFGYPIYSAKSVRFRTGHIKSSVDNLVDDSGQGSSDNKYAWTYTSQDFPMSQENRLQNFRLPEPVLCIGGILQVELLGRVQRQDMDGLFYICVSHVQVLGRPLSPGFNVQVLEPSEKFVLEVLSYAEPTVPEQPSSVANLHAQIVNLLGGNVDVEYEYGWDMDDEDSDEDEEVDEE, encoded by the exons atgcaAGGTGGTGTGGATTTCTTGAATTGCCTCGATGGTGACTTATCCATAAAGATTCTTATGTCTTTAGAGGATCCAGCTGATCTTGTTCGCCTTGGTGCCGTCTCACGTTCCTGGCGACATTTTG TGATTACAAATGGTCTATGTAAGAATCTGTGCCGGAGAATGTTTCCTCAATTATCTAGACTTGATTGTGTCAATGAGCTAATTGGCACTGTGAAAAGGCATGCTGAAGCTGGACCCAGCAATTTTATGGAATGGGAAGCTTTGGAGAGGGAGCATAGAGTTTTTGCCTTTTTAGCTCGAGGTTGTTTGTCATTTGGCCTCAGGGACTGCATCTCAGAAGCAATCATCGCTTCTAGCACTGATAATTATCCAGAGGAAAGCATAGATAATACTTTGGAACCAAGAGATAGGGTCGCACGGATAGCTTCATACTGGTCGAGTAAAGGTCAAAGTAACCCTGAAGTGCCTGAAACGCTGACATATAAATTGGCCGCTGATTTGTGTGTTATTACTGATATCAATATACGCCCTTTCCAAG CGTACTTTCAGTTCGGTTACCCTATATATTCAGCAAAATCTGTGAGATTTCGCACGGGTCATATCAAATCCTCCGTGGACAATCTTGTGGATGATTCAGGCCAGGGTTCTAGTGATAACAAGTATGCATGGACTTACACCTCACAGGATTTTCCAATGTCTCAG GAAAATAGGTTGCAGAATTTCAGGCTTCCAGAACCTGTTCTTTGCATTGGTGGAATCCTACAGGTTGAGCTGTTGGGTAGGGTCCAGAGACAGGACATGGATGGCTTGTTCTATATATG CGTGTCTCATGTTCAAGTTTTGGGACGCCCACTGTCACCGGGTTTCAATGTTCAGGTACTTGAACCCTCTGAAAAATTTGTGCTGGAAGTGCTGAGTTATGCAGAACCTACTGTACCTGAACAGCCAAGTTCTGTTGCCAATTTGCACGCGCAGATTGTGAATCTATTGGGGGGCAATGTAGATGTGGAATACGAGTATGGATGGGACATGGATGATGAAGATTCGGATGAGGATGAAGAGGTAGATGAAGAATAA
- the LOC18614218 gene encoding peroxisomal membrane protein 11D: MSTLDVTRAELALIVLYLNKAEARDKICRAIQYGSKFLSNGQPGTAQNVDKSTSLARKVFRLFKFVNDLHGLISPVPQGTPLPLVLLGKSKNALLSTFLFLDQIVWLGRSGIYKNKERAELIGRISLFCWMGSSVCSTLVELGELGRLSTSMKKLEKDLKNNDKYKNEEYCAKLQKSNERTLALVKAGMDIVVAVGLLQLAPKKVTPRVTGAFGFVSSLISCYQLLPSPPKSKTH; this comes from the exons ATGAGTACGCTGGATGTAACTAGAGCAGAACTTGCACTTATAGTTTTGTATTTGAATAAGGCTGAAGCAAGGGATAAGATATGCAGGGCTATACAATATGGTTCGAAATTCTTGAGTAATGGGCAGCCTGGCACAGCCCAAAATGTTGACAAATCAACCAGTTTGGCTCGGAAAGTTTTCCGTCTTTTTAAG TTTGTCAATGATTTGCATGGTCTTATTAGCCCAGTTCCTCAAGGAACTCCCCTTCCGCTTGTTCTCCTGGGAAAG TCAAAGAATGCACTGTTGTCAACTTTCTTATTTCTCGATCAAATTGTCTGGCTTGGCAGATCAGGCATCTATAAG AACAAAGAACGAGCTGAGCTGATTGGACGGATATCCCTTTTCTGTTGGATGGGTTCCTCAGTCTGTTCCACCTTGGTTGAG CTTGGGGAGCTTGGAAGGCTATCTACATCAATGAAGAAATTGGAAAAGGATCTTAAGAACAATGATAAATACAAG AATGAGGAATACTGTGCCAAGCTCCAAAAATCAAATGAGAGGACACTAGCTCTTGTTAAAGCAGGGATGGATATAGTGGTAGCTGTTGGGCTTCTTCAATTGGCACCCAAGAAAGTCACTCCTCGTGTAACTGGAGCCTTTGGATTTGTTTCATCTCTCATCTCCTGTTACCAG TTACTTCCATCACCACCCAAGTCCAAGACACACTGA